From Triticum aestivum cultivar Chinese Spring chromosome 7B, IWGSC CS RefSeq v2.1, whole genome shotgun sequence:
ccgGCCACGCCGCCGCCCATGCTCGGGTCCAGGTCCAtggcctcctccggcgccggcgccggagccGTCCGCGTCCGCCTCGCGGTCGTCGGTGATGTGGtactctccctccctccccctcttatTAAAAGTTGAATAAAACCGCTAACCCTCTATTTCCTAGCGGGCGTGCTTCGGGTCATCTTGACTGGCATGGATAGTTGTGGTTCTTCATGGGGTTGGTACGTGTAGTGGATTCTGAGCAGGGCGGAGGTGAGGATTGTGCACCGAAGTCTCTGCTCCTTGACCTGGTTAATTCAGTTAGGCTCCGTTTTGGGTGCAACAAGGGGGGTCCAGGTTCAACGATATCTGTTTTTGTTTGCGAATTGCGAGTGGTGCATTTGATCGTCTGTTAGATAGGTCATATAGGACGATGAGTTGGATGTTATGGTTGCTGTATTGAAGACAGGTTGTGGTGTCTATATGAACTAATAGTATATTTATGTGTGAGATGgtatctcctccccccccccccccgatgtaggcgagttcgccgaacctcgttaacaattctcggtgtcgtgctcgtgtgattgcttggtcctggATGATCGATAGTGGCCTCAAATTTATTCTAACAGGCAGCGGTGCCACGACTTTGCCCCCTCTTTGGAGGTACCGCTGATGTAGTTAGGGTTGGCCGCTTCTCAGGGTGTGGGCGTCTAGGCGCAGTGTATCCCCATCGTCAATGATTCCTTCATAACTTCTTCACAACTCTGACCAGACCTGTCATCCACACGCGGATTATTCTTAGGTGTATGGATGAGGGGTGTATTGACCCAGACTGCTCTAGAGCCCTCGTGTTGTAGAGGTCTCCGACATCGATTTGTGACACATCTTGATTGTTGTGTGTCTTGCCTCCTCGTCATTGGCTTGAGGCTGGACAAGTCGAGGCGTTGATGTGTGATTAAAAGAATAGTGGTGTCATGGTCAAAAGATGTTGTCAAAAGATGTTATATCAACCGCTTGTTGAAGAATGATACTCCCTCTGGATAGGAATATAAGCCGGACATGAGATTTTAGGTCATCAATTTAACTAGTAGCAAAACACGTGTCATATACCAAAAAAAGTAAATATTTTGAAATTTCAATCGACGACAAATTCAAAGATTTTCTTTGTGACATACAACACATATgggcgcttgcgtctgtactgtgtttaaaaataaaaaatagttaAATTGAAGACAAAAAAGACCCAAGCCAAGCTTATATTCCCATCGGAATACACCTTTTCTTTAGATGGTTTATTCCCACAGAAGAACATTGACAGCCAGGTGAGCCACCGTGCTCGCGCGCGTATGCACCGTGCACCTACTGCAGGGCAGTTCGAGCCTGGCACGCACCCAATACGACTCCAACCCGAAACAAGAATGTTCGTGCGGTCTTGCTCCCTTTCTTCTTGGTCGGCGgcgggagcagcagcagtagccgcGCGCGCCCCCGCgagccctcctcctctcccctcctccccgGCCACGCCGCCGCCCAAGCTCGGGTCCAGGTCCAtggcctcctccggcgccggcgccggagccGGCCGCGTCCGCCTCGCGGTCGTCGGCGATGTGGtactctccctccctccccctcttatTAAAAGTTGAATAAAACCGCTAACCCTCTATTTCCTAGTGGGCGTGCTTCGGGTCGTCTTAACTGGAATGGATAGTTGTGGTTCTTCATGGGGTTGGTACGTGTAGTGGATTCTGAGCAGGGCGGAGGTGAGGATTGTGCACCGAAGTCTCTGCTCCTTGACCTCGTTAATTCAGTTAGGCTCCGTTTTGGGTGCAACAAGGGGGGTTCAGGTTCAACGATATCTGTTTTTGTTTGCGAATTGCGAGTGGTGCATTTGATCGTCTGTTAGATAGGTCATATAGGACGATGAGTTGGATGTTATGGTTGCTGTATTGAAGATGGGTTGTGGTGTCTATATGAACTAATAGTATATTTATGTGTGAGATGGtatctccttcccccccccccccccccccccccccccacaaagcTTGCTCATGGAGAGGGGGCAGACCGAGTAAGTATATATTGTGGGGAAATGCATTTCCTGCCTTCAAATATACCCTTCAAGTAGCATCTTTTGGATACCTTTTTTCTCTCCAACAAGCACCCAAATGTGTGTTGCTCTGTGTTATAAGAAGTTGCCAGGATTGCACAAGAGTACAGATCAACCAAACTCAAACAAAAAGAAAACCAAACTAGTCTACCAGAAGAAACATGCAAAAATGGAGGAAAAGGCAGATCAACCGAACTCAAACATGCTGCGGCCGAGCGTGCAGCAGTAGGCATCTGAGTGCCTTCGCACCAGCCCTCACAAGATTGACTCGGCACCAGGTATCCTTCGAGCTTGTCGGCACCAGCGTGATCATCTGTTCTTTTGAACCACGATGTGAAATCACCGTTGGGCTGTGGTGGGATGGGGTTGCTGGCTCTTATTTCTCTGAAAGGGGAGCAATTGTTAACTTTGACCTTCTTAAGTTTGGCTATATTAAACCATCAAAGTATAGAAAATAGATATATTGTTATCATGTATCCCCTGAAATCCACGTAACGAGAACAGGGTATTAATTGGATGTTATGCACTGGACATTGCAGCATGATGATTGGATCCTTGATGAAGATACAAAGGCACTCCATTTTCTTCAGGTATTGCACATTTATATGGATCCAGTCTGTTGTATTTGGATATCTCATCATGTTCATATTTCATTGTTGTAACTTCTCCCTTGTTCTACAATGTACTACACTACACATGTCCTGTCCGTTTGTAATGTGCTGGCCTCCATATGCTTGCCACCCATTCTTAATCATGTTACATGTGTTTCATTTACAATATAGGCATTGCACTTTGAAAGAAAAATTCATACCACAAATAATTCTCTATCCAGATTTTTTTGTTGTCAGAAGCTCTAACTTGTTATATTTGAAATGCAGCCAGATCTGGTGCTTTTTACAGGTATCCTTCCTTGCTATTTCTGCATTACATGATTTGCTAATTTCATTTTCGTTGGTGAAGTGCGTGCAATGTACTTATTGTTTGTCATCTcctgtttgttctcctctatttgTGGCAGGTGATTATGGCAACGAGAATGTTCAACTTGTCAAAAGCATTTCGGATCTTCAGTTTCCAAAGGCGGCAATTCTTGGTAATCATGATTGCTGGCGTACACATCAATTTTCAGAGAAGTATGAGTCATATTTTCATTTAGTAAGTTGAAACTATAATAACTGCACTTAGCTATTCTGAAATCCTTGTGCACTTGATTGTTACTCAGGAAGGTAGATCGTGTCCGGCTTCAGCTTGCAAGGTAAGATCCTTTAATATGCTACGAGCTGCATTTGTGGAGATTTTGTTGGAGGAATTGCCAATTAATTAGTCTTGCAGGCTTGCACTATTGCTCTTCAGTTGTGCCATGACACTGTAACCACCATAAGGTTTCTAGCTTTACTGCTAGGACATTTTGTTAGGCGTTTCTCTTTTTATTTAAAAGCAAAGAACTAAGTTGGAACAATTCTTAAATTTAAGAGTGACTGAATCGAGTAAACTGTGGTTAGGGACCGCTGACGAAAAAAAGATTAACTAATTCTCAGTCTAATTTGGCTTTAGTAGTTCGCAGTGCTAGAAGTGCAggatgagtctggattattagcAGCATTCAGCAGACTATGATACCCTTTGTGCAGGAATGCGGCCAATGATACCTTTTTTTCTTGTGAATATCAGCCTTGGTGAGCAGCATGTTGGATATCAATGTTTGGATTTTCCAACAATAAAGCTGAGTGTTGTTGGTGGGCGACCATTTTCTTGTGGGGGTGACAGGTTATTTAGACCAAAGCTTCTGTCACAACGGTTGGTAAGAGATATACTAACCAATAGATACCTAGGTTCCTCAACTGTTCTGTTAGGTATATCTTTGTCATGAATTTGTTTCTATAATCTTGTCCTTCACTTCTGCTATTTCTGAATTATGTTTTCAAAGCTGTCATGTTAATTTGGTTAGTAATGGTTTGGTAATACAATGACCAGAGTGGCAGATATCATATTTATTTCCTTCTCATGTCAAGTATTAATGAATTATTTATCCATAAGTTATTGCTGTATTTGCCAGTAGATAAACATCCAGATGTCACCCTCCTGCATGGTTAGGAAAAATAAGTCCCGATGTCCAAGCTTAAAGGTTTCATAGTATGTTCTCGATTAGGGAGATTCCTAATTGTATCACAAGGCTAGTTTGTTATCCTGTGCTTGACTACTTGTGCTAGGCAGTAAAAATATCAGTGCGTGAGGTGCCTACAAGGATCTAAGGCCTAAGGGTAATATGCTGTATGTTATAATCTTAAATAATCTTAAGAAGACGAGGATACCAGACCAGATATGTAGAGTAATTGGTTCCTTAACTGGTTTTGGTTATGGAACTAGCTTATTAGTCTGCAACTCTGCATTCACTGAGCGCTAGGATTAATACAGCCCAGCCTCCAAAAGTTTCACTGGAACTATTTTCACCTCTTTGCTGTTTGCCCATTTTGTTGACACTCTGATACACCTACGAGATGTGGTAGTTCACTGCCATTTGGCCATTCCTACAACTTCTTAGTCTGCCTTACAAGGGAAGTGCATCACAGGCCATTCTTGCTTTTGTCCTCTCCCTTCTGTGAAGAACTTCTGTTGTTGTTCATAAGTCATAACTGTAACTTATAATTCATCGCTCTTTGGTTGGCTGCGACCATTCGTGTAGGTATGGTGTCGATGATATGGCAGGAAGTGCGAGGAAGATATACGATGCTGCTACAGCTGCACCAGAGGAGCATTCTGTCATACTACTTGCACATAATGGACCAACAGGTCTCTGAACATTCGAATAATCTAGTTGTATAGACATCTCATGTCCTAACAAGCTTACCTTTTATCATGCCTACGCAGGTCTAGGTTCAAGAATTGATGATATCTGCGGGCGGGATTGGGTAGCTGGCGGTGGCGATCATGGCGATCCAGGTCTGGTATTCATGACGATACTTCCCCTCTAGTTACCTTTTCTGAAACAGTTGCTTCATATGGAAACTTCTGTAGATCTGGAACAGGCGATATCTGACCTGCAAAGAGAAACTGGGGTTTCGATCCCGCTGGTCGTGTTCGGGCACATGCACAAGAGCTTAGCCTACGGGGGAGGCCTCAGGAAGATGATCGCCTTCGGAGCCAACAACCAGACCATATATCTGAACGGAGCGGTCGTGCCTAGGGTGAAGCCTGCAGAAGCAATGAACCCCTCCACGATCTCCACCAGCGAAAGAGATGAGCTCCAAGAATCGGCATCCGTGGGGCCCATGTCACGGGCGTTCACCACTGTCGACCTCTTCGACGGCACCGTCGAGAAGATCTCTGAGGTCTGGGTGCTGGTGAGCGGGGCCCAGGCTGAGCTCGAGGAGGAGACTGTCCTGTACAAGCGACCTTGTGAGCATATGTGACGTCTAGGCTGGTATGAATAATGCTGTATGTAAATGTGATGTGGCGGTGCTGGAGCTGTTGAGGTGTGCGAGTTGCTGTGTATGGACGAGAGTGCGTGACACTGGGATTGGGGAAGTCAGTATTCCCGGAGGCCTTCAACGAGAGATACTTGAGCTTTCCTTACCACAGTGGGTCGTTACTAGTGGCACGTTCGACCACACCCGTGATACTGCTAACGTGTGCTGCCCAGATAAATTCTTCTGAAATCGGTCATTCAGCCAATTCTGACGTACCTTATGAGTACGTTCCTGTTAACAAAAAAAGTTTGTAAGAGTTATAACTTCTCCCATGGCGAAATATTTTTGGAGCAGCTCACTTGACAAGAAATCAGTGCACTGGTTGTCCTGGAGCAACCCAGCAACTCCGAAATGCAAATGTGGCATGGGATTGGGAGTCTTGCATCTGTTTAACCTTGCTTTACTTGGAAAACATGTTTGGCATTTCTTGACAAATCCAAATTCCTTGTCTGCAAGAGTACTGAATGGGTGTTATTTTTCCAGAGGTTGATTTTATGCAAGCGATGGCTCCAAGCCCAGCCTCGGCTACTTGGCGGGGGATTATTGCTGGAAGGGAAGCTCTCAATGCCGGCCTAAGCAGCAATGCCAAATTGATAGTACAATACACACTATGGCGTGATACACGTACAAGAGCGTGGAGTAGTAAATTACAAAAATGAATGATCACAAATTCGACGTTTCTGCTCAGGTGGCCGGGGTAGTGTTTTCTCTAGCTTTGCTGATACTGGAAGCCACCAACCTCCTCAACATCGAGAGCTCCTGCAGTTCGCTTCCCTTGCTTTCGACATTTTTAAGCCTCAGAAGCCGCTCTGCCACCTCTGCCATTTTCGGTCGCGCTAATTCATCCAGTTTCAAACAGTCCATTGCAACCATCTGGATCCTTTCAAGTATGAACATGTTTGCCTTCGCCGCTATCTCCTTGTCAAACATGGTGTGCCCTTCTTTCATGTAAGCTTTCCTAAGTTCCTGCGGGCTGTTGTTGCGATACCCTCCTTGTTTCCTGGTTATAAGTTCCAAGAGGAGAGTTCCAAAGCAGTAAACATCGCTTGATGTACTAGTGATGCCGTGACATATGAAGAGAAGCCCCGAGACCTTTGGTACCAAACTGTCATCTAGCAGTATGTTGGCGGGTGTGATGTTAGCACCCACAAATGCAAAGGATTTTGAATGCAGATATGCTAACGCTTCCGCGCATCCAACTGCGATGTCTAGACGTATACCAAGCGGGAAGCTGTAGTTGCCACGAAGGATGTCCTGGAGATTCCCATTTGCAGCGAACTCATGCACCAATATTGGGACATCCGCCTCCAGGTAACAACCCAATAGTTTGACCATGTTATTATGGAGAatggtagaatagatgagcatgcTATTTATAAAGTGTTCACTATGGGCTTCATCTACCATCACAGTCTCTATATTCACGCCCACCAATTTGTTGTCCTCAAGAGTCCCTCTGTAGACCTCACAAGATGAGCACTTGGCAATTACATCTGATGAATAACCATTGGTGATTTTTCTTATTTCTTCTTTTGTGAAAACCCTCAGGTTTTGTATTTGGTCTACTGTCGGACCTGCATTCCTCATGAAATTCCTGCGTGCGTTCCAAATACTAAACATGCCCAAATTGTTCAGCTTGTACAGCATAGTAGACTTAGAACCGGAAATGCTTTGTCCTTTTCGGTTCACATTTTTCATTGACCACTGACCTGTTTTTTCTTGATCTTGCTGGCAGTAAGCTTTTCTAAGAGCCCGGAGACGTTCTGTAACATCCTTCATTTCAGGGCGATTTTTTATATCCCTTCTGAGACATTCAGCTGCAAGCTTCCCTATCTTGTACAGAACTTTCATGTTGCTCACGCTTGCTATTTTAGTATCAAACATCGTTCTTGCTGTTTTCCCCTTTTCAATAGCTTGAGTGAAGTTTCTCGTGACTCCGGTACTCATGCCATTCTCATTTACCTTTGCTCTGGTaacaagttctaccataacaacCCCGAAACTGTAAACATCATTTCTAGGATCGACGCGTCCAGTTTCAAAGAGCTCTGGATCCATGTAACCTCTGCTTCCTGCTACGTGCATGGTGTAATCAGTTCCGTCCATGCAAAGCAATCTTGATATTCCAAAGTCAGATAATTTTGCACCCCAGTTCTCATCTAGAAGTATGTTATCAGGTTTGATATCACCATGAATGATTGGTTGAGACAATGAATGCATGCATGCTAATGCCTCAGCACATTCTATAGCAATACCCAACCTTGCATCTAAAGAAATGTGATCATCGCTGCCATGGAGAAGATCTTTGAGGTTTCCTCCAGGGATATACTCAGTGACCATCATTAAAGCATTTTCTTCTAAACAGTAGCCCAAAAGCCTAACAACATTCTTGTGGTTGATTTGGCAATGAACAGTTATCTCCTTAGCAAACCCGTCTTTCAAATTCTGGCAGATATATTTCTTGACTGCAACTGTACTACCATCATCAAGAACGCCTCGGTAAACTTCTCCAAAGGCACCTTTGCCTATGGGGTTTCTGTAGTTCTTGGTAATCATTTTAATCTCATCTTCTGTGAAGTTATTTATATTATGATTGTTCACTGGTCTCCACTTCGCCCTTTCGTTGCTTTTGATGAATTCTCTAATCTTCTCTTCAACGAGCTCCATTATGTGAACAAGAGTTACGAAGTGGATCTCCAAGTAAACTTCTCTGACCGGTCACCTGTTCCAAACAAGTAAATTCGCTGTACTACTTAAATAGTTATGGGAGCAAACTATTGGAAATTTTCAAATTCAAAAGACAAAAATTAAACCTGGTGATTACTGGTTGGTTTGATACTAGCCACTGACCTGTTTTTTCAACGCGAAACTGATGATCTAATTACGTGATTTATTTTGTAGAGTTTTAATTTACTTTTTCAAGCGGGCACTTTATGGAGTAGTATTTTCTCTCTCGAGGATTGTATAAAGAATGCTGGGAGTGCGCAATAATTAGCAAAATTGTCTTTTTCTCCGACCCAATTAGCAGTTTCCAATACAGATGTTTCTGCAACAATAACAGATTCATGGTTCAACTTATGTGATCTGAACTAACCCACATGCAAAAGTGTTCACTACAGTAAACATAAAAGTTGCTGACGGCTTTTTATCGGGGCCGTTGATATACCTGTATatacaccgatggtctggaaaaaCTCATCGGCAACCTTCGGCTGTTGGCAAACCTAGCTGTCGGCAAAGCCCCCATATACGCTGATGGCAGCCGTCGGCAAAACCCCATGTATGCTagcggtggccgtcggcatagatacgccACGTTGGTTGACGGAAGGTTGACAACGttaggtctatgccgacggccctgacgGCGGCCGTCGGCAAATAGTTTTTCTCtattattttaaaattttaaatttgCTTTTGTTTTAAATTTAAATCTGACTTATCTCAACTTAAAAACATACAAATTATATATATCAATTTTGGGAGAATTTTacatagattatgaatatctactttgtttctgttttttagcatgTTAAAAATGCGATCTCATGTACTTCTGCATATAGGTCCTTATTTTCTTTCTTCCTGTGGAAGAAAGAGGGCCCTTTGGCTAGGGCTCGTGCCTTTCGTCGATGCAGCCGCCGGTCTACCTCTTCTCCTGTGGTCTTATGGCCATGGAGGCGTGGTGGATCCCGACCCTTGCTGGCGGGAGGATTCCGTTTGTTCATGCTCTTTTGAGTTTTCTtggggtttgtgtcctactcagagaggcgaggcggcgacgactCTCTGAAGATGGCATACGATTCTCCCTGCCTAGTCCCCATCCTGGTGGTGTTTCTAGCATCCTTGGTGGATCTCGTGGGATCCAGTCGGCGTGTGTCTTCGGTGGATCTACGTGGATCCTGTCTTCTTTC
This genomic window contains:
- the LOC123160096 gene encoding uncharacterized protein isoform X1, with product MHRAPTAGQFEPGTHPIRLQPETRMFVRSCSLSSWSAAGAAAVAARAPASPPPLPSSPATPPPKLGSRSMASSGAGAGAGRVRLAVVGDVHDDWILDEDTKALHFLQPDLVLFTGDYGNENVQLVKSISDLQFPKAAILGNHDCWRTHQFSEKKVDRVRLQLASLGEQHVGYQCLDFPTIKLSVVGGRPFSCGGDRLFRPKLLSQRYGVDDMAGSARKIYDAATAAPEEHSVILLAHNGPTGLGSRIDDICGRDWVAGGGDHGDPDLEQAISDLQRETGVSIPLVVFGHMHKSLAYGGGLRKMIAFGANNQTIYLNGAVVPRVKPAEAMNPSTISTSERDELQESASVGPMSRAFTTVDLFDGTVEKISEVWVLVSGAQAELEEETVLYKRPCEHM
- the LOC123160096 gene encoding uncharacterized protein isoform X2 translates to MQKWRKRQINRTQTCCGRACSSRHLSAFAPALTRLTRHQHDDWILDEDTKALHFLQPDLVLFTGDYGNENVQLVKSISDLQFPKAAILGNHDCWRTHQFSEKKVDRVRLQLASLGEQHVGYQCLDFPTIKLSVVGGRPFSCGGDRLFRPKLLSQRYGVDDMAGSARKIYDAATAAPEEHSVILLAHNGPTGLGSRIDDICGRDWVAGGGDHGDPDLEQAISDLQRETGVSIPLVVFGHMHKSLAYGGGLRKMIAFGANNQTIYLNGAVVPRVKPAEAMNPSTISTSERDELQESASVGPMSRAFTTVDLFDGTVEKISEVWVLVSGAQAELEEETVLYKRPCEHM
- the LOC123160096 gene encoding uncharacterized protein isoform X3 — protein: MRPMIPFFLVNISLGEQHVGYQCLDFPTIKLSVVGGRPFSCGGDRLFRPKLLSQRYGVDDMAGSARKIYDAATAAPEEHSVILLAHNGPTGLGSRIDDICGRDWVAGGGDHGDPDLEQAISDLQRETGVSIPLVVFGHMHKSLAYGGGLRKMIAFGANNQTIYLNGAVVPRVKPAEAMNPSTISTSERDELQESASVGPMSRAFTTVDLFDGTVEKISEVWVLVSGAQAELEEETVLYKRPCEHM
- the LOC123160094 gene encoding wall-associated receptor kinase-like 2 translates to MELVEEKIREFIKSNERAKWRPVNNHNINNFTEDEIKMITKNYRNPIGKGAFGEVYRGVLDDGSTVAVKKYICQNLKDGFAKEITVHCQINHKNVVRLLGYCLEENALMMVTEYIPGGNLKDLLHGSDDHISLDARLGIAIECAEALACMHSLSQPIIHGDIKPDNILLDENWGAKLSDFGISRLLCMDGTDYTMHVAGSRGYMDPELFETGRVDPRNDVYSFGVVMVELVTRAKVNENGMSTGVTRNFTQAIEKGKTARTMFDTKIASVSNMKVLYKIGKLAAECLRRDIKNRPEMKDVTERLRALRKAYCQQDQEKTGQWSMKNVNRKGQSISGSKSTMLYKLNNLGMFSIWNARRNFMRNAGPTVDQIQNLRVFTKEEIRKITNGYSSDVIAKCSSCEVYRGTLEDNKLVGVNIETVMVDEAHSEHFINSMLIYSTILHNNMVKLLGCYLEADVPILVHEFAANGNLQDILRGNYSFPLGIRLDIAVGCAEALAYLHSKSFAFVGANITPANILLDDSLVPKVSGLLFICHGITSTSSDVYCFGTLLLELITRKQGGYRNNSPQELRKAYMKEGHTMFDKEIAAKANMFILERIQMVAMDCLKLDELARPKMAEVAERLLRLKNVESKGSELQELSMLRRLVASSISKARENTTPAT